In Pongo abelii isolate AG06213 chromosome 5, NHGRI_mPonAbe1-v2.0_pri, whole genome shotgun sequence, a single genomic region encodes these proteins:
- the GJA1 gene encoding gap junction alpha-1 protein, with protein sequence MGDWSALGKLLDKVQAYSTAGGKVWLSVLFIFRILLLGTAVESAWGDEQSAFRCNTQQPGCENVCYDKSFPISHVRFWVLQIIFVSVPTLLYLAHVFYVMRKEEKLNKKEEELKVAQTDGANVDMHLKQIEIKKFKYGIEEHGKVKMRGGLLRTYIISILFKSIFEVAFLLIQWYIYGFSLSAVYTCKRDPCPHQVDCFLSRPTEKTIFIIFMLVVSLVSLALNIIELFYVFFKGVKDRVKGKSDPYHATSGALSPAKDCGSQKYAYFNGCSSPTAPLSPMSPPGYKLVTGDRNNSSCRNYNKQASEQNWANYSAEQNRMGQAGSTISNSHAQPFDFPDDNQNSKKLAAGHELQPLAIVDQRPSSRASSRASSRPRPDDLEI encoded by the coding sequence ATGGGTGACTGGAGCGCCTTAGGCAAACTCCTTGACAAGGTTCAAGCCTACTCAACTGCTGGAGGGAAGGTGTGGCTGTCAGTACTTTTCATTTTCCGAATCCTGCTGCTGGGGACAGCGGTTGAGTCAGCCTGGGGAGATGAGCAGTCTGCCTTTCGTTGTAACACTCAGCAACCTGGTTGTGAAAACGTCTGCTATGACAAGTCTTTCCCAATCTCTCATGTGCGCTTCTGGGTCCTGCAGATCATATTTGTGTCTGTACCCACACTCTTGTACCTGGCTCATGTGTTCTATGTGATGCGAAAGGAAGAGAAACTGAACAAGAAAGAGGAGGAACTCAAGGTTGCCCAAACTGATGGTGCCAATGTGGACATGCACTTGAAGCAGATTGAGATAAAGAAGTTCAAGTATGGTATTGAAGAGCATGGTAAGGTGAAAATGCGAGGGGGGTTGCTGCGAACCTACATCATCAGTATCCTCTTCAAGTCTATCTTTGAGGTGGCCTTCTTGCTGATCCAGTGGTACATCTATGGATTCAGCTTGAGTGCTGTTTACACTTGCAAAAGAGATCCCTGCCCACATCAGGTAGACTGTTTCCTCTCTCGCCCCACGGAGAAAaccatcttcatcatcttcatgCTGGTGGTGTCCTTGGTGTCCCTGGCCTTGAATATCATTGAactcttctatgttttcttcaaggGCGTTAAGGATCGGGTTAAGGGAAAGAGTGACCCTTACCATGCGACCAGTGGCGCGCTGAGCCCCGCCAAAGACTGTGGGTCTCAAAAATATGCTTATTTCAATGGCTGCTCCTCACCAACCGCTCCCCTCTCGCCTATGTCTCCTCCTGGGTACAAGCTGGTTACTGGCGACAGAAACAATTCTTCTTGCCGCAATTACAACAAGCAAGCAAGTGAGCAAAACTGGGCTAATTACAGTGCAGAACAAAATCGAATGGGGCAGGCGGGAAGCACCATCTCTAACTCCCATGCACAGCCTTTTGATTTCCCCGATGATAACCAGAATTCTAAAAAACTAGCTGCTGGACATGAATTACAGCCACTAGCCATTGTGGACCAGCGACCTTCAAGCAGAGCCAGCAGTCGTGCCAGCAGCAGACCTCGGCCTGATGACCTGGAGATCTAG